A genomic stretch from Pelagicoccus sp. SDUM812003 includes:
- a CDS encoding CsbD family protein, translating to MKSGIRDKAEGAAKDAKGKIKEKVGEKSDNKKMQSEGNLEQAEGKGQKARGEIKKAVDK from the coding sequence ATGAAATCCGGAATCAGAGACAAAGCCGAAGGCGCCGCAAAGGACGCCAAAGGGAAAATTAAGGAAAAAGTCGGCGAAAAGTCCGACAACAAGAAGATGCAGTCCGAGGGCAACCTCGAGCAAGCCGAAGGCAAGGGCCAGAAGGCCCGCGGCGAAATCAAGAAGGCCGTCGATAAGTAA
- a CDS encoding fibronectin type III domain-containing protein: MNPLSILRALLLLLCPTLLIAAGGNSRNSLEVAEIAYFLHSDADQISRYDLENQTWLDPIAIDESASCFVVADDFLFVAYGKILYRYALDGSDATHLGNFLHPILSLHTDGDLLFVNHSSSGYAYIDSYDQNTLGRLDSFTAYDPFNADAVIEPNLNEIYSVYGNERRFAIGYEDNGEFSTSLRSQYSGNATIGSKLFLWSGKSRQIGRRGWVYDSVTLETIGQLAEVDSLAFVEGELPIIVSSDQLLVYSKDLRETDRIQLQAANGNLFLHGQTASVFYPDSASDHGYTLQRIAFSELAIDDPSAPIDPAKFAFEPDEVFAASNGKLYLSYHKLSALFTWDIATQDWDSTIELDGLPSAIRYSSENELIYLAYPDGRINKIDPSASNPSESLIVDTESQINSLVAAGSFIYTSISGNSWYGIKIYDLSGEETGSVQHQIDTFDAVWATGRVVSNRGNYSTLYDFVVQESGATGTNGSKSFNDISVSGALFPHPGQQLVLTSSGVLYNPLEKDIDGVLPESVVGATWIDGQLFTLHRSALKTWNQPTYSEKSSLALQSPPYALSSTHDGKLALVTLPSNGKPRISILDTGFNIQSLDDIPDPELSFGQMNASALSVEWTPCPGAQNYLVERSISSEGPWQQVASLGFDSGTFADIDIAVGETYYYRVKATNGSLESAYSNVIAVDTSRDPSTGEISDPSQISRYVSSAVVDANDILYVTINSQKGIYRYDLQKQTWLEGIPTTYNPSNLYYSDARHSLFFNESDQGIMEVNLKGTPLVAVPFKNFSNYFSGNIRLATEDFVLLTNYSSHYLYDPLGNLLSENSVYPIDSNAIIVWDEAKRSYSWSESSRVYEVKVGPNGSIESSYKPIENNDRFIASNDDHSLFLSQSGNLYSANTFGKLYSLADHVESALWLGEELITIASASIQKRAPSTFEVTDSLPLEKDRRSLLPLSDGRFALLQGDYSSSPDIVVLDPDLKTSPPDTLAAPPSFRIQNAYSHQNVLQWNDIGGELGYQLERRTNAGKWEKIAELDKDSTSYTDPDITSGNTYSYRIRGINGDTPSSLSDTVAIPSDPPKAPTALKATKIGERTYRLEWQASENALYYQIRYSTNAGSSWNNHQSGLYLSEPEGALTISTNQIWLLRVRAVGSFGQTAVSESITLYEDLEKPAAPDSLVATPIDFLSVSLNWSETYRATGYLLERKQPDSSPEWTTIATLEASTRNYYDVPLEEDTRYQYRVSAINPSGTSAPKLSSTIVTPKRLPPQAPKLIAGQQGDDAVLLNWSNTSWDAEHRILRRLVEETEWTELEIEDPDSQSYLDTGLEIGSTYVYTAIASNPAGESPYAVRSIITIMPQQIVFQDDFTNGIDRASYNLIQGSIATDEDSDIGNYLKMESSYSSIMTLPLDLRNGGTLSFDLKFEGSPVSLSNNVLTIDLGVNNSQPRAASIEATQRLTNSWTRYSVNIPEGMSGTETYVILRHFQTYQYTNRFLFDNIVVSRAAPPIPLPPLTVAAKSAPDGGVSVFWTPSLYAKSYLVEVSTDQGESWQFAFLALENQTHYHEPSPYNEESIYRVIAANSTGQSEPTLSNAAASSVELADAVQMGIDKVIADPDTYQLYNATHLEEAREQGHLDVQNNPGGFGLYQQEFISNLYYRLSSEPVQIKGDLISFGWILYRSSDLIDWTEHPFTIEFENDPESEAEFIKIRPDTE; encoded by the coding sequence ATGAACCCTCTCTCGATTCTTCGCGCCCTCTTGCTCCTCCTTTGCCCCACGCTTCTGATAGCCGCCGGCGGCAATTCCCGAAACTCCTTGGAAGTGGCCGAGATCGCCTACTTTCTGCACAGCGACGCCGACCAGATCAGCCGCTACGACCTCGAGAACCAGACCTGGCTCGACCCCATCGCCATCGACGAGTCAGCCAGCTGTTTCGTCGTCGCAGACGACTTCCTCTTCGTCGCCTACGGCAAGATTCTCTACCGCTATGCCCTCGATGGCAGCGACGCCACTCACTTGGGAAACTTCCTGCATCCCATCCTCTCTCTCCACACAGACGGCGACCTGCTCTTCGTCAACCACTCTTCCAGCGGTTACGCGTATATCGATTCCTATGACCAGAACACACTCGGCAGACTAGACAGCTTCACCGCCTACGACCCTTTCAACGCCGATGCGGTGATCGAGCCAAATCTCAACGAGATCTACAGCGTCTATGGAAACGAGAGACGCTTCGCCATCGGATACGAAGACAACGGAGAATTCAGCACGAGCCTCAGATCGCAATACTCCGGCAACGCGACCATCGGCAGCAAACTCTTCCTCTGGTCTGGAAAGAGCCGCCAGATCGGCCGGCGCGGCTGGGTCTACGACAGCGTCACCTTGGAAACCATCGGACAGCTAGCGGAGGTCGATAGCCTCGCTTTCGTCGAGGGAGAACTGCCGATCATCGTTTCCTCAGATCAATTGCTCGTCTACTCCAAAGACCTGAGGGAAACCGACCGAATCCAGCTGCAAGCCGCGAATGGCAACCTGTTCCTTCACGGTCAGACGGCCTCGGTTTTCTATCCAGACTCCGCTTCCGATCATGGCTACACCCTGCAGCGCATCGCCTTCTCCGAGCTTGCGATCGATGACCCAAGCGCCCCGATCGATCCTGCGAAATTCGCCTTCGAGCCAGATGAAGTCTTCGCCGCCTCGAACGGAAAGCTCTACCTGTCGTATCACAAGCTCAGCGCCCTCTTCACTTGGGACATCGCCACCCAGGACTGGGACTCGACCATCGAGCTCGACGGCCTGCCATCGGCCATTCGCTACTCCTCTGAAAACGAGCTCATCTACCTCGCCTACCCAGATGGACGAATAAACAAGATCGATCCTAGCGCTTCAAATCCGAGCGAGAGCCTCATCGTGGATACGGAGAGCCAGATCAACTCCCTGGTGGCCGCGGGATCCTTCATCTACACCTCGATCAGCGGCAACTCCTGGTACGGAATAAAAATCTACGACCTGAGCGGAGAAGAAACCGGCTCCGTCCAACACCAAATCGATACCTTCGACGCAGTTTGGGCAACGGGCAGAGTCGTCTCCAACAGAGGAAACTATTCCACCCTCTACGACTTCGTCGTGCAAGAATCCGGGGCCACCGGCACCAATGGCTCGAAGAGCTTCAACGACATCAGCGTATCCGGGGCGCTCTTTCCACATCCAGGCCAGCAGCTCGTTCTCACCAGCAGCGGCGTGCTCTACAACCCTCTGGAAAAGGATATCGACGGCGTGCTGCCGGAGTCTGTGGTCGGGGCGACCTGGATCGACGGCCAGCTGTTCACCCTGCACCGCAGCGCCCTCAAAACCTGGAACCAGCCGACCTACTCTGAGAAAAGCAGCCTCGCTCTCCAGAGCCCGCCATACGCCCTTAGCAGCACCCACGACGGGAAACTCGCTTTGGTAACCCTGCCTAGCAACGGAAAACCTCGCATCAGCATTCTGGATACGGGATTCAATATCCAGTCGCTCGACGATATTCCAGATCCCGAGCTCTCCTTTGGCCAGATGAACGCCAGCGCCCTGAGCGTGGAATGGACTCCCTGCCCCGGAGCGCAAAACTACCTGGTGGAAAGAAGCATCTCCAGCGAGGGGCCCTGGCAGCAAGTCGCTTCTCTCGGCTTCGATTCCGGTACTTTCGCAGACATCGATATAGCGGTCGGAGAAACCTACTACTATCGAGTGAAAGCCACCAACGGATCGCTCGAGTCAGCCTACTCGAACGTCATCGCCGTCGATACGAGTCGCGATCCCTCTACCGGCGAAATCAGCGATCCGTCACAGATTTCTCGATACGTCAGCTCCGCGGTCGTCGATGCCAACGATATCCTGTACGTCACCATCAACAGCCAAAAAGGCATCTACCGATACGACCTGCAGAAACAGACCTGGCTCGAGGGCATTCCCACCACCTACAACCCGAGCAACCTCTACTACAGCGATGCCCGTCATTCCCTCTTCTTCAACGAGAGCGACCAAGGCATCATGGAGGTCAACCTCAAGGGAACGCCCCTTGTCGCCGTTCCCTTCAAGAATTTCTCCAACTACTTCAGCGGAAACATCCGACTGGCCACGGAAGACTTCGTTCTGCTTACCAACTACAGCAGCCACTACCTCTACGATCCCCTCGGAAACCTCCTAAGCGAAAACTCCGTCTATCCGATCGACAGCAATGCCATCATCGTCTGGGACGAAGCCAAGCGATCCTACTCGTGGAGCGAGTCGTCCAGGGTCTACGAAGTCAAAGTCGGACCTAACGGATCGATCGAGAGCAGCTACAAGCCCATCGAAAACAACGATCGCTTCATCGCAAGCAACGACGACCACAGCCTCTTTCTTTCCCAGTCCGGAAACCTCTACTCCGCAAACACATTTGGAAAGCTCTATTCCCTGGCCGACCATGTGGAGTCCGCCCTCTGGCTCGGAGAGGAGCTCATCACAATCGCCAGCGCATCGATTCAAAAGCGCGCCCCCTCCACCTTCGAAGTCACTGACTCCCTGCCGCTCGAAAAAGACCGCCGCTCCCTGCTGCCGCTTTCCGACGGCCGATTCGCCCTGTTGCAAGGCGACTACTCGAGCAGTCCAGACATCGTCGTCCTCGATCCAGACCTGAAAACCTCGCCACCCGACACCCTCGCCGCCCCACCTTCATTCAGGATTCAGAATGCCTATTCCCACCAAAACGTCCTCCAGTGGAACGACATCGGAGGCGAATTGGGCTATCAGCTCGAGCGGCGAACAAACGCGGGGAAATGGGAGAAAATCGCCGAGCTCGACAAGGACTCCACCTCCTACACCGACCCCGACATCACCTCCGGCAACACCTACTCCTATCGCATTCGAGGCATCAATGGAGACACCCCCTCTAGCCTTTCCGACACGGTCGCCATCCCGTCCGACCCGCCCAAAGCCCCCACCGCGCTAAAGGCCACGAAAATCGGCGAGCGCACCTATAGACTGGAATGGCAAGCCTCCGAAAACGCTCTGTACTACCAGATTCGCTACTCCACAAACGCAGGCTCGTCCTGGAATAATCACCAGTCAGGCCTGTACCTTTCTGAGCCTGAAGGCGCTCTGACCATCTCCACAAACCAGATCTGGCTCCTGCGCGTTCGGGCCGTCGGCTCATTCGGGCAAACCGCAGTGAGTGAATCCATCACCCTCTACGAAGACCTCGAAAAGCCGGCCGCTCCAGATTCGCTCGTAGCCACTCCGATCGATTTCCTCTCCGTCTCCCTGAACTGGTCGGAGACCTACCGAGCGACGGGCTACCTGCTCGAACGCAAGCAACCAGACAGCAGCCCAGAATGGACCACCATCGCGACTCTGGAAGCGTCGACACGCAACTACTACGACGTTCCTCTCGAAGAGGACACGCGCTACCAATACCGCGTGAGCGCCATCAATCCAAGCGGCACATCGGCTCCGAAGCTCTCCAGTACCATCGTCACCCCAAAGCGCTTGCCCCCCCAAGCGCCCAAACTCATCGCCGGCCAGCAAGGCGACGACGCCGTCCTGCTAAACTGGTCCAACACGTCCTGGGACGCCGAGCACCGCATCCTGCGTAGACTAGTCGAGGAGACGGAATGGACCGAGCTGGAAATCGAGGACCCCGACTCTCAGAGCTACCTCGACACCGGTCTGGAGATTGGGTCGACCTACGTCTACACCGCGATCGCCAGCAACCCCGCAGGCGAGTCCCCCTACGCGGTCAGGTCAATCATAACGATCATGCCACAGCAAATCGTCTTCCAAGACGACTTCACCAACGGCATCGACCGTGCTAGCTACAACCTGATCCAAGGAAGCATCGCCACCGATGAAGATAGCGACATCGGCAACTACCTGAAAATGGAAAGCTCCTACTCGAGCATCATGACGCTGCCCCTGGATCTTCGAAACGGCGGGACCCTAAGCTTCGACCTAAAATTCGAGGGCTCCCCTGTGTCCCTCAGCAACAACGTGCTAACGATCGACCTAGGGGTAAACAACTCTCAGCCAAGGGCCGCATCCATCGAAGCGACCCAGAGACTGACCAACAGCTGGACCCGCTACTCGGTCAACATACCCGAAGGCATGAGCGGCACCGAGACCTATGTCATCCTACGGCATTTCCAAACTTACCAATACACAAACCGCTTTCTTTTCGACAATATCGTCGTCAGCAGAGCCGCTCCCCCGATCCCATTGCCTCCGCTCACGGTGGCAGCGAAATCAGCTCCGGACGGCGGCGTATCCGTTTTCTGGACACCTTCGTTGTACGCCAAAAGCTATCTGGTCGAAGTCAGCACGGACCAGGGCGAGAGCTGGCAGTTCGCATTCCTAGCGCTCGAGAATCAAACCCACTACCACGAGCCATCGCCCTACAACGAGGAGAGCATCTACCGCGTCATCGCCGCCAACTCGACAGGCCAATCCGAGCCCACTCTATCCAACGCGGCAGCATCCAGCGTCGAGCTCGCCGACGCAGTTCAGATGGGCATCGATAAAGTGATCGCCGATCCGGACACCTATCAGCTCTACAACGCGACTCACTTGGAGGAAGCCCGCGAGCAGGGACACCTCGACGTGCAAAACAACCCGGGCGGATTCGGTCTTTATCAGCAAGAGTTCATCTCCAACCTCTACTACCGCCTCAGCAGCGAGCCGGTGCAAATCAAGGGCGACTTGATCAGTTTCGGCTGGATCCTCTACCGCAGCTCCGACCTCATCGACTGGACCGAGCATCCCTTCACCATCGAGTTCGAAAACGACCCGGAGAGCGAAGCCGAGTTCATAAAGATTCGCCCCGACACCGAGTGA
- a CDS encoding DUF4405 domain-containing protein, which produces MKTINVLLFMGSAFMLGTGFALELRLPRGRQGHGLEVLGLGRHDWGELHWWVGLFLGALVIVHLAMHWKWIQRALLGAKQKIGLIGIAAGLVIFLLPLLAPVTGR; this is translated from the coding sequence TTGAAAACGATCAACGTGCTGCTGTTCATGGGCAGCGCCTTCATGTTGGGGACGGGCTTCGCCTTGGAGCTGCGTTTGCCCAGAGGGCGGCAGGGGCATGGTCTGGAGGTGCTGGGTCTAGGACGGCATGACTGGGGCGAGCTGCACTGGTGGGTGGGGCTGTTTTTGGGCGCTTTGGTGATCGTGCATCTGGCCATGCACTGGAAATGGATCCAGCGGGCCCTTCTCGGGGCCAAGCAGAAGATCGGCTTGATCGGCATCGCGGCCGGGCTGGTGATCTTTTTGCTGCCCTTGCTAGCTCCGGTGACGGGGCGCTAG
- a CDS encoding RluA family pseudouridine synthase, with amino-acid sequence MHGQRLPSPSIDCGLLEHLLASLPGWKRLRVKELLKSGRVHVNGRSYSRHDAKVSPGDEVEIRDQVEAAGRSFPYPVLYEDKWLIAINKPNGLLTVATAYEKAQTAYARVNRALAAYRERAFVVHRLDRYTSGVLLFAKTEDAQAVVEKNWGKASKVYYALVEGSPRGETGRLEHYLKENDRLVMKAYDRPMPGAVRASLSWKRVASSETNSLLRIQLETGKKNQIRAQLAALGYPIAGDRKYGAQTDPLGRLALHAAQLELPHPKTGYMVLIEAPLPSGFAL; translated from the coding sequence ATGCATGGTCAGCGTTTGCCGTCTCCTTCAATCGACTGTGGTTTGCTCGAGCATTTGCTAGCCAGCTTGCCAGGCTGGAAGCGGCTGCGGGTGAAGGAGTTGCTGAAGAGCGGACGGGTGCATGTCAACGGGCGCTCCTACTCGCGCCATGATGCGAAGGTCTCTCCAGGGGACGAGGTAGAGATCCGCGATCAAGTGGAGGCGGCGGGGCGATCGTTTCCATATCCGGTGCTTTACGAGGACAAGTGGCTGATCGCCATCAACAAGCCCAATGGGTTGCTCACGGTTGCGACTGCCTACGAGAAGGCCCAAACGGCCTATGCCCGGGTGAACCGAGCCCTGGCCGCCTATCGGGAGCGAGCCTTCGTGGTGCATCGTCTAGATCGCTATACTTCCGGGGTGCTACTCTTCGCCAAGACGGAGGACGCCCAAGCGGTGGTGGAGAAGAATTGGGGAAAGGCCAGCAAGGTCTACTACGCCCTGGTGGAAGGGAGCCCGCGCGGCGAGACGGGGCGCCTGGAGCATTACCTGAAGGAGAATGACCGCTTGGTCATGAAAGCCTACGATCGGCCGATGCCCGGCGCGGTGCGGGCCAGCCTGTCCTGGAAGCGAGTGGCGTCGAGCGAGACGAATTCGCTGCTGCGCATCCAGCTGGAAACGGGCAAGAAGAACCAGATCCGGGCCCAGCTCGCAGCTCTCGGGTATCCAATCGCTGGAGACAGGAAATACGGGGCCCAGACGGATCCACTCGGGCGGCTGGCCCTGCACGCGGCCCAGCTGGAGCTGCCGCATCCGAAAACGGGTTATATGGTTCTGATCGAAGCTCCTTTGCCGAGCGGCTTCGCGCTCTAG
- a CDS encoding methylated-DNA--[protein]-cysteine S-methyltransferase produces the protein MTPQALLPDPQTMYRAFVEKDASFEGLFVMGVRTTGIFCRPTCPARKPKPENVEFFPRPGDALAAGYRPCKRCRPLEAKGSAPAWLAPLMKAVEADPTKRWTAQDIRDLGIDPARARRWFRAEHGMTFLAYLRSRRLGDAFSRIKEGSDLLEAAASADFDSVSGFCDALRKRAGASATRIKDRLPLKVEQVASPLGPIMVAGDDEAVYLVEFWDRRMLETQFSVLEKRLHAVFFPGSSSATRQIAKELQAYFTGALRRFETPIRFPGTEHQQLVWKELLATPYGETWSYGELAARIGKRSAVRSVARAVGENRFAIVIPCHRIVGADGKLTGYGGGLWRKRFLLEHERNILGKTLL, from the coding sequence ATGACACCGCAAGCCCTCCTGCCAGATCCTCAAACCATGTACCGCGCCTTCGTGGAGAAGGACGCCTCCTTCGAAGGGCTCTTCGTGATGGGCGTGCGTACCACCGGCATCTTCTGTCGCCCCACCTGCCCCGCTCGCAAACCGAAACCGGAAAACGTGGAGTTCTTCCCGCGCCCTGGGGACGCCTTGGCCGCTGGCTACCGCCCGTGCAAGCGCTGCCGACCGCTCGAAGCCAAAGGGAGCGCTCCTGCTTGGCTGGCGCCACTCATGAAGGCGGTCGAAGCCGATCCGACGAAGCGCTGGACCGCCCAAGACATTCGCGACCTAGGCATCGATCCCGCTCGCGCCCGACGTTGGTTCCGAGCAGAACATGGTATGACTTTTCTGGCCTACCTTAGGTCTCGACGGCTCGGCGACGCGTTTTCGCGCATAAAAGAAGGCAGCGATCTGCTGGAAGCGGCGGCCTCGGCGGATTTCGATTCGGTGAGCGGCTTCTGCGACGCCCTGCGAAAGCGGGCGGGCGCCTCCGCAACGCGGATCAAAGATCGCCTCCCGCTCAAGGTCGAACAAGTCGCCTCGCCCCTCGGGCCCATCATGGTCGCGGGAGACGACGAAGCGGTGTACCTCGTCGAATTCTGGGATCGCCGCATGCTGGAAACCCAGTTTTCCGTCCTTGAAAAACGACTACACGCCGTTTTCTTCCCAGGCAGCTCCTCAGCCACGCGTCAGATCGCGAAGGAGCTGCAAGCCTACTTCACCGGCGCTTTGCGGCGCTTCGAAACGCCTATTCGCTTTCCCGGCACCGAGCACCAGCAGCTCGTCTGGAAAGAGCTGCTGGCGACCCCTTATGGCGAAACCTGGTCCTACGGCGAGCTCGCAGCCCGTATCGGGAAGCGTTCTGCGGTGCGGTCCGTGGCCCGAGCGGTGGGAGAAAACCGTTTCGCCATCGTCATCCCCTGCCACCGCATCGTTGGAGCGGATGGAAAACTCACCGGCTACGGCGGCGGACTCTGGCGAAAGCGGTTTCTCCTGGAGCACGAGCGGAACATTCTAGGGAAAACGCTTCTGTAG
- a CDS encoding TonB-dependent copper receptor, translating to MNIFHSRPFNRATLAYLALFPNVLSAAESASEPETPVVELQPVVVTIPESVHPLELTLDAKAPVQPLPAQDGADLLKSVPGFSVVRKGGTDGDPVLRGMAGSRLVIAVEGQPIYGGCGYRMDPPTAYVFPAAYDTVTILKGPQTVAQGPGNSAGVVRFESRHERPSENSLSGEAHLLAGSFGRRDLAAAASAESPRFFSRVTLNRADSDDYEDGSGQAVHSEHMRWNANLSFGWTPDEDSLLQVGLTRSDGEAAYADRAMDGVRFDRESLTLRFRKESLSDTLRSVELEYGYNYVDHVMDNYSLRSFSPNMMMPNPTVSNPDRRTQGGKVSARLEPSNRLELLIGADAQSNDHSIRGSMNQERMPYQTQVRMKDAQFEQWGLFAESRYALGETDTLAAGVRVDRWRAEDLRSSVNLSMMSMAPNPTSGLKRETTLGSGFLRYERERETGQFYAGVGSVERFPDYWELVRYESESDVSGFETDPERTVQVDVGYVYSKGRIRYSIAGFYSEIDDFILIESGVLKTSAGGGARAATVVRNIDAKTVGGEASAVWRIDEFWKADASLAYVRGRNLSDDLPLAQMPPLEARLGLSYTRRNWSIGSLWRIVSSQERVAVGQGSIVGQDIGPSDAFDVFSLNASWYFTDHARVSLGIDNVYDSEYSEHISRAGSAVAGYWQTLRVNEPGRQLWARVDTRF from the coding sequence ATGAATATCTTTCACTCACGCCCTTTCAATCGGGCAACTCTCGCTTATCTCGCTCTCTTTCCAAACGTGCTCTCTGCAGCGGAGTCCGCGAGCGAACCGGAAACTCCAGTGGTGGAACTGCAACCCGTCGTGGTCACCATTCCCGAGTCGGTTCACCCTTTGGAGCTCACCTTGGACGCCAAGGCGCCTGTTCAGCCATTGCCCGCCCAGGATGGAGCGGACTTGCTGAAAAGCGTGCCCGGATTCTCGGTCGTTCGCAAGGGGGGCACGGACGGCGATCCGGTGCTGCGAGGCATGGCCGGCTCGCGGCTGGTGATTGCTGTGGAGGGGCAGCCTATCTATGGAGGATGTGGCTACCGGATGGACCCGCCCACCGCCTACGTTTTTCCTGCCGCATACGACACGGTGACGATTCTAAAAGGGCCGCAGACGGTCGCCCAGGGGCCGGGCAATTCCGCAGGGGTGGTACGCTTCGAGTCGCGCCACGAACGGCCATCGGAGAACAGCCTATCCGGCGAGGCCCATCTGTTGGCGGGCAGCTTCGGTCGCAGGGATCTGGCTGCTGCAGCTTCCGCGGAGAGCCCTCGTTTCTTTTCCCGAGTGACCCTAAACCGAGCCGACTCGGATGATTACGAAGATGGATCGGGGCAAGCGGTTCATTCCGAGCACATGCGGTGGAACGCGAATCTCAGTTTCGGGTGGACGCCCGACGAAGATTCTCTGCTGCAGGTGGGCTTAACCCGCAGCGATGGTGAAGCAGCCTATGCCGACCGGGCGATGGATGGCGTGCGCTTTGATCGAGAATCGCTAACCCTCCGTTTTCGCAAGGAATCGCTGAGTGATACGCTGCGTTCGGTGGAGTTGGAATATGGATACAACTATGTGGATCATGTCATGGACAACTATAGCCTGCGGTCCTTTTCGCCGAACATGATGATGCCGAATCCTACGGTTTCAAATCCCGATCGGCGAACTCAGGGAGGCAAGGTCTCGGCGCGGCTTGAACCGAGCAATCGACTCGAGCTTCTGATCGGCGCGGATGCTCAGTCAAACGACCACTCGATACGAGGCAGTATGAATCAGGAGCGAATGCCCTATCAAACCCAAGTTCGAATGAAGGACGCTCAGTTCGAGCAGTGGGGTCTCTTCGCGGAATCGCGCTATGCCCTTGGGGAAACGGATACCTTAGCGGCGGGTGTGCGAGTGGATCGCTGGAGAGCCGAGGATCTACGCTCCAGCGTGAATCTGTCCATGATGTCAATGGCTCCTAATCCTACATCCGGTTTGAAGCGAGAAACCACTCTCGGCAGTGGCTTCCTTCGTTACGAAAGAGAACGAGAAACAGGCCAGTTCTACGCGGGTGTTGGCTCTGTGGAGCGCTTTCCTGACTATTGGGAGCTGGTTCGCTACGAAAGCGAGTCAGACGTGAGTGGATTCGAAACGGACCCGGAGCGAACCGTGCAAGTAGATGTTGGATACGTTTATAGCAAGGGGCGTATCCGATATTCAATTGCGGGATTCTATAGCGAAATCGACGATTTCATACTCATTGAGAGTGGCGTTCTGAAAACCTCAGCAGGGGGAGGTGCGCGTGCAGCCACGGTAGTGCGAAATATCGATGCGAAAACGGTCGGCGGCGAAGCGTCGGCGGTCTGGCGGATTGACGAGTTTTGGAAGGCTGACGCGAGCCTGGCCTACGTGCGGGGGCGAAACCTGAGCGACGATCTGCCGCTCGCCCAAATGCCTCCGCTCGAGGCACGATTGGGACTCTCCTACACGCGGCGGAACTGGAGTATAGGCTCCCTTTGGAGAATCGTTTCGTCTCAAGAGCGAGTGGCCGTCGGACAGGGCAGTATAGTGGGTCAGGATATCGGACCCTCGGATGCATTCGACGTTTTTTCGCTCAACGCGTCGTGGTACTTTACCGACCACGCTCGAGTGTCGCTAGGCATCGATAATGTATACGATTCTGAATACAGCGAGCATATCAGCCGGGCCGGCTCTGCGGTCGCAGGCTACTGGCAGACCTTGCGGGTGAATGAGCCGGGACGTCAGCTCTGGGCTCGGGTGGATACGCGATTCTGA